The genomic stretch AGCATCGCGTATCCGATAAGCCTCGTTTAAGCGATTCCGACCGTTTGGCTAAACCGCTCTCGCTACTGAGTCTAATCTGCGCTCCTTGCTGCCCTATTTCACGTCATGAACAAGTTCTTCTTGGTTTCCGTGCTGCTGATTGGCGTGGCTGCGCTGGCGTTGTTCGGCTACGCCCTCTTCCGCTACCCAGTGCCCGAAGCGCCTGCCAGCCCCGTACTCTTATTTGCTTCGTATGAGTCCGGCGTCAACGGCACGCTGCTGAAGTTCCGGCTTGATAGCACCTTTCAGTACGAGAACTTGGGTTTTGGCGGGTCAGACGTAGTCACCGGTCGCTATACGCGAATCGACAGTCTCATCCGATTAGATCGGCTGCCGAAAACCGGAATGTTGAAACGCAACACGCTGCTGGTTCGCCTTTCCCCCTTCACCGAAACAGGACAAGGGATTTGGCAGGTCGGGCCAATGGGCCGCGTAGATTCTACGTTGGCGGTATTCACTGTCTTCCCTCTTACTCCTGCCAAGTAATTACCCTCGTTTCGCCGAATCACCGTTTTTTTTATACTATTCTATGGGCTATAGTCTGCGCGCCTTCATTGGTTCAACCGATGCCTTACTCCCGTTGGCCGCTGCTTACCCAGAAGCGGTGCGCGTGCCGCTCACCCAGGGTCTTTGCCTGATTCCGCTTACGGGCGAGCTCTACGATGGCATCGTGAACGGGGTGAGTTCGGCACACATCGCGCCCTTCTCCTTCATGCCTACACAGCTGGAGCAGCAGGTGCGCTCGCACATCGGTCTCGCGGCCGTCGGCTAGAGCCTGTTATGCACTGGTAGCGTAATTTGGGGTATGGCACAGCAAAGCGGATACCCCAGCGACGTATCGGATACAGAATGGATGTTTGTAGCACCCTATTTGGCCCTGGTGCGGGAAGAGGCGCCGCAACGCGAGCATGCGCTGCGCGATGTGTTCAACGCCCTGCGTTACCTGGTCAAAACTGGCTGCGGCTGGCGTTACCTGCCCCACGACTTGCCGCCCTGGGCCGCCGTGTATCAACAATGGGCCCGATGGCGGGATAACCGCTGTTTTGAGCACATGATGGCCGATTTGCGCGAACTGGCACGGGTGCTGGCCGGCCGCGAGGCCGAGCCCACGGCCGTGATTCTGGACTCGCGCACGGTGCAGAGCACACCCGAAAGCGGGGCCCGCGCCGGTTACGACGGGGCCAAGCGGCGCAAGGGCAGCAAGGTGCACGTGGCCGTCGACACGCTGGGCCACCTGCTGGCCGCCGTCGTCACGCCGGCCAACGAATCCGACCGCGGGCAGGTGGAGGCGCTCTGCCAGCGAGTGCAGCAGGTCACGGGCCAAAAGGTACAGGTGGCGTATGTGGATCAGGGCTACACGGGCGAGGCAGCCGAATACGCCGCTGCCGTGCACGATATTGACTTACGGGTTATTGCCAAGCCAGCCGGACAAACCGGCTTTGTGCTGTTGCCCCGCCGCTGGGTCGTCGAGCGCAGCTTCGGCTGGGCCGCTCGCTTCCGACGCTTGGCCCGCGACTACGAACGCCTGGCCCTGACCATGCAACAGTTTCATTTCCTGGCCTTCGCGACACTCTTGCTGGCAAAAGGCGTTTTTCGCGCCACTAGTCCATAACAGGCTCTATGTCGAAGCCGACTATTTCGGTGGCCACGGCCAGCAAGCGGCGCTGTGCTGGCAGAATGGGCAGCGGCAGGTATGGGGGCCAAGCCAGGGCGCCATTAATGCCCTACTCGCACAACTAGGCGCCGTAACCACACGGGGGCACCAGGACGCCTTTGAGGCGGTAGGTCTACGCCAACACCGCCACACCGAA from Hymenobacter canadensis encodes the following:
- a CDS encoding IS5 family transposase, translated to MAQQSGYPSDVSDTEWMFVAPYLALVREEAPQREHALRDVFNALRYLVKTGCGWRYLPHDLPPWAAVYQQWARWRDNRCFEHMMADLRELARVLAGREAEPTAVILDSRTVQSTPESGARAGYDGAKRRKGSKVHVAVDTLGHLLAAVVTPANESDRGQVEALCQRVQQVTGQKVQVAYVDQGYTGEAAEYAAAVHDIDLRVIAKPAGQTGFVLLPRRWVVERSFGWAARFRRLARDYERLALTMQQFHFLAFATLLLAKGVFRATSP